The Streptomyces tendae genome has a window encoding:
- a CDS encoding NuoB/complex I 20 kDa subunit family protein — MGLEEKLPSGFLLTTVEQAAGWVRKSSVFPATFGLACCAIEMMTTGAGRYDLARFGMEVFRGSPRQADLMIVAGRVSQKMAPVLRQVYDQMPNPKWVISMGVCASSGGMFNNYAIVQGVDHVVPVDIYLPGCPPRPEMLMDAILKLHQKIQSSKLGVNAEEAAREAEEAALKALPTIEMKGLLR; from the coding sequence ATGGGACTCGAAGAAAAGCTGCCGAGCGGATTCCTGCTGACCACCGTCGAGCAGGCCGCGGGCTGGGTGCGCAAGTCATCCGTCTTCCCCGCCACGTTCGGCCTCGCCTGCTGTGCCATCGAGATGATGACCACCGGCGCGGGCCGCTACGACCTGGCGCGCTTCGGCATGGAGGTCTTCCGCGGTTCGCCGCGGCAGGCGGACCTCATGATCGTCGCCGGGCGGGTCAGCCAGAAGATGGCGCCGGTGCTCCGGCAGGTCTACGACCAGATGCCGAACCCCAAGTGGGTGATCTCCATGGGGGTCTGCGCCTCCTCGGGCGGCATGTTCAACAACTACGCGATCGTCCAGGGCGTCGACCACGTCGTGCCGGTCGACATCTACCTCCCCGGCTGTCCGCCACGCCCCGAGATGCTGATGGACGCCATCCTCAAGCTCCACCAGAAGATCCAGAGCTCCAAGCTCGGCGTGAACGCCGAGGAGGCGGCCCGCGAGGCGGAGGAGGCGGCGCTCAAGGCCCTGCCCACGATCGAGATGAAGGGGCTGCTGCGATGA
- a CDS encoding NADH-quinone oxidoreductase subunit C: MSDVNNTAGDDVNPEKELSAENLPGQRGEGGEQIRVQRGMFGANNGGDTSGYGGLVRSVRLPGPAARPYGGWFDEVADELEGALEEQDLLPGNAIERTVVDRDEITFHIEREHLVRVAKTLRDDPALRFELCTGVSGVHYPDDKGRELHAVYHLRSITHNRVIRLEVSVPDSDPHIPSLFSVYPTNDWHERETYDFFGIVFDGHPALTRIMMPDDWQGHPQRKDYPLGGIPVEYKGAQIPAPDQRRSYS; encoded by the coding sequence ATGAGCGACGTGAACAACACCGCGGGTGACGACGTGAACCCCGAGAAGGAGCTCTCCGCCGAGAACCTCCCCGGCCAGCGCGGTGAGGGCGGCGAGCAGATCCGCGTCCAGCGCGGCATGTTCGGCGCCAACAACGGCGGCGACACCTCCGGTTACGGCGGCCTGGTCCGCTCGGTCCGGCTCCCGGGACCGGCGGCCCGCCCCTACGGCGGCTGGTTCGACGAGGTCGCCGACGAGCTGGAGGGGGCGCTGGAGGAGCAGGACCTGCTCCCCGGGAACGCCATCGAGAGGACGGTCGTCGACCGCGACGAGATCACCTTCCACATCGAGCGGGAGCACCTCGTGAGGGTGGCGAAGACGCTCCGCGACGATCCCGCCCTGCGCTTCGAGCTGTGCACCGGCGTCAGCGGCGTGCACTACCCGGACGACAAGGGACGCGAGCTGCACGCGGTCTACCACCTGCGCTCGATCACCCACAACCGGGTGATCCGCCTGGAGGTGAGCGTGCCGGACAGCGACCCGCACATCCCGTCGCTGTTCTCGGTCTATCCGACGAACGACTGGCACGAGCGCGAGACGTACGACTTCTTCGGCATCGTCTTCGACGGCCACCCGGCCCTGACCCGGATCATGATGCCGGACGACTGGCAGGGCCACCCGCAGCGCAAGGACTACCCCCTCGGCGGCATCCCCGTCGAGTACAAGGGCGCCCAGATCCCGGCTCCGGACCAGCGGAGGTCGTACTCGTGA
- a CDS encoding NADH-quinone oxidoreductase subunit D has translation MASARETTEGTVYTVTGGDWDEVVETAARTDDERIVVNMGPQHPSTHGVLRLILEIDGETVTEARCGIGYLHTGIEKNLEYRTWTQGTTFVTRMDYLTPFFNETAYCLAVEKLLGIEDQVPDRASVIRVLLMELNRLSSHLVCIATGGMELGATTIMIYGFRDRELILDIYELITGLRMNHAYIRPGGLAQDLPPGAVDQIREFVKKMRKNLPEYDKLATGNPIFKARMQDVGYLDLAGCMALGATGPVLRSTGLPHDLRKTQPYCGYETYDFDVPTADTCDSYGRFLIRLEEMRQSLRIVEQCLDRLQPGPVMVEDKKIAWPAQLALGPDGLGNSLDHIKQIMGTSMEALIHHFKLVTEGFRVPPGQAYAAVESPKGELGVHVVSDGGTRPYRVHFRDPSFTNLQAMAAMCEGGQVADVIVAVASIDPVMGGVDR, from the coding sequence ATGGCATCCGCCCGTGAGACCACGGAAGGCACCGTCTACACCGTCACCGGCGGCGACTGGGACGAGGTCGTCGAGACCGCGGCCCGGACCGACGACGAACGCATCGTCGTCAACATGGGTCCGCAGCACCCGTCCACCCACGGAGTGCTCCGGCTGATCCTGGAGATCGACGGCGAGACGGTCACCGAGGCCCGCTGCGGCATCGGCTACCTCCATACCGGCATCGAGAAGAACCTCGAGTACCGGACGTGGACCCAGGGCACCACGTTCGTGACGCGCATGGACTACCTGACGCCGTTCTTCAACGAGACGGCGTACTGCCTCGCGGTCGAGAAGCTGCTCGGCATCGAGGACCAGGTGCCCGACCGCGCCTCGGTCATCCGGGTGCTCCTGATGGAGCTGAACCGGCTCTCCTCCCACCTGGTGTGCATCGCCACCGGCGGCATGGAGCTCGGCGCCACCACGATCATGATCTACGGATTCCGTGACCGTGAACTCATCCTCGACATCTACGAGCTGATCACCGGCCTGCGGATGAACCACGCGTACATCCGTCCCGGCGGACTCGCCCAGGACCTGCCGCCCGGCGCTGTCGACCAGATCCGCGAGTTCGTCAAGAAGATGCGGAAGAACCTCCCGGAGTACGACAAGCTCGCCACCGGGAACCCCATCTTCAAGGCCCGCATGCAGGACGTGGGGTACCTGGACCTGGCCGGCTGCATGGCCCTCGGCGCCACCGGCCCGGTGCTGCGCTCCACCGGCCTGCCGCACGACCTGCGCAAGACGCAGCCGTACTGCGGCTACGAGACGTACGACTTCGACGTCCCGACCGCCGACACCTGCGACTCCTACGGCCGCTTCCTGATCCGGCTGGAGGAGATGCGCCAGTCGCTGCGCATCGTCGAGCAGTGCCTGGACCGGCTCCAGCCCGGACCGGTCATGGTCGAGGACAAGAAGATCGCCTGGCCGGCCCAGCTTGCCCTGGGACCCGACGGACTCGGCAACTCCCTCGACCACATCAAGCAGATCATGGGCACCTCCATGGAGGCCCTGATCCACCACTTCAAGCTGGTCACCGAGGGCTTCCGGGTCCCGCCGGGCCAGGCGTACGCGGCCGTGGAGTCGCCCAAGGGCGAACTCGGAGTGCACGTCGTCTCCGACGGCGGCACCCGCCCCTACCGGGTCCACTTCCGCGACCCGTCCTTCACCAACCTGCAGGCCATGGCGGCGATGTGCGAGGGCGGCCAGGTCGCCGACGTCATCGTCGCCGTCGCGTCCATCGATCCCGTGATGGGAGGCGTCGACCGGTGA
- the nuoE gene encoding NADH-quinone oxidoreductase subunit NuoE, producing MTTSSSERGVSLGMPELPAPAYPDDVRARLETDARAIVARYPDSRSALLPMLHLVQAEEGHVTRTGMRFCADMLNLTTAEVTAVATFYTMYRRWPSGDYQVGVCTNTLCAVMGGDAIFEELQEHLGVGNGETTGDGKVTLEHIECNAACDYAPVVMVNWEFFDNQTPESAKRMVDDLRAGRPVAPTRGAPLCTFKETARILAGFPDEREGAVEATGSAGPASLIGLRLAKGEATPARVVHPRGEAPQDTPPHEPSPAEHLSSHDAPQDTAASDPSNPSGPVAEEGE from the coding sequence GTGACCACCTCTTCTTCCGAGCGGGGCGTCAGCCTGGGCATGCCGGAACTGCCCGCCCCCGCCTACCCGGACGACGTCCGGGCCCGGCTGGAGACCGACGCGCGCGCGATCGTCGCCCGCTACCCGGACTCCCGGTCCGCCCTCCTGCCGATGCTGCACCTGGTGCAGGCGGAGGAGGGCCATGTCACGCGCACCGGCATGCGGTTCTGCGCGGACATGCTGAACCTGACCACCGCCGAGGTGACCGCGGTCGCCACCTTCTACACCATGTACCGGCGCTGGCCGAGCGGCGACTACCAGGTCGGGGTGTGCACCAACACCCTGTGCGCGGTCATGGGCGGCGACGCGATCTTCGAGGAACTGCAGGAGCACCTGGGCGTCGGCAACGGCGAGACCACCGGCGACGGCAAGGTCACCCTGGAGCACATCGAGTGCAACGCGGCCTGCGACTACGCGCCCGTCGTGATGGTCAACTGGGAGTTCTTCGACAACCAGACCCCCGAGAGCGCCAAGCGCATGGTCGACGACCTGCGCGCCGGCCGCCCGGTCGCGCCCACCCGCGGGGCGCCCCTGTGCACCTTCAAGGAGACCGCCCGCATCCTGGCCGGCTTCCCCGACGAGCGGGAAGGGGCCGTCGAGGCCACCGGCAGCGCGGGCCCCGCCTCCCTGATCGGCCTGAGGCTGGCCAAGGGCGAGGCCACCCCCGCGCGCGTGGTGCACCCGCGTGGCGAGGCGCCGCAGGACACCCCGCCGCACGAGCCGTCGCCCGCCGAGCACCTCAGCTCGCACGACGCGCCGCAGGACACGGCGGCCTCCGACCCGTCCAACCCGTCCGGACCCGTCGCCGAGGAGGGGGAGTGA
- the nuoF gene encoding NADH-quinone oxidoreductase subunit NuoF, whose amino-acid sequence MTLAPELKDTSPEKLLSPVLSAFWDEDKSWTLDVYRRHDGYEGLRKALAMSPDDVIAYVKESGLRGRGGAGFPTGMKWQFIPQGDGKPHYLVVNADESEPGTCKDIPLLFANPHSLIEGIVIACHAIRSSHAFIYLRGEVVPVLRRLHEAVREAKEAGFLGQNILGSGLDLELTVHAGAGAYICGEETALLDSLEGRRGQPRLRPPFPAVAGLYACPTVVNNVESIASVPAIMNRGKDWFRSMGSEKSPGFTLYSLSGHVASPGQYEAPLGITLRQLLDMSGGMRPGHRLKFWTPGGSSTPMFTDEHLDVPLDYEGVGAAGSMLGTKALQCFDETTCVVRAVTRWTEFYAHESCGKCTPCREGTYWLVQLLRDIEAGKGQMSDLDKLNDIADNINGKSFCALGDGAASPIFSSLKYFREEYEQHITGRGCPFDPAASTAWADRTEVHA is encoded by the coding sequence ATGACCTTGGCACCCGAACTGAAGGACACCAGCCCGGAGAAGCTGCTCTCACCGGTGCTGTCGGCCTTCTGGGACGAGGACAAGTCCTGGACGCTCGACGTCTACCGGCGGCACGACGGGTACGAGGGGCTGCGCAAGGCGCTCGCCATGTCGCCGGACGACGTCATCGCGTACGTCAAGGAGTCCGGACTGCGCGGACGCGGCGGCGCCGGCTTCCCGACGGGCATGAAGTGGCAGTTCATCCCGCAGGGCGACGGCAAGCCCCACTACCTCGTCGTCAACGCCGACGAGTCGGAGCCCGGGACCTGCAAGGACATCCCGCTGCTCTTCGCCAACCCGCACAGCCTCATCGAGGGCATCGTCATCGCCTGCCACGCCATCAGGTCGTCGCACGCCTTCATCTACCTGCGCGGTGAGGTCGTCCCCGTCCTGCGGCGGCTGCACGAGGCCGTGCGCGAGGCCAAGGAGGCCGGCTTCCTCGGCCAGAACATCCTGGGCAGCGGACTCGACCTCGAACTCACCGTGCACGCGGGCGCGGGCGCGTACATCTGCGGTGAGGAGACCGCGCTGCTCGACTCGCTGGAGGGCCGCCGGGGCCAGCCCCGCCTGCGTCCTCCCTTCCCCGCCGTCGCGGGCCTCTACGCGTGCCCCACCGTGGTGAACAACGTGGAGTCCATCGCGTCGGTTCCCGCCATCATGAACCGGGGCAAGGACTGGTTCCGGTCGATGGGCAGCGAGAAGTCCCCGGGCTTCACGCTCTACTCGCTCAGCGGCCACGTCGCGAGTCCCGGGCAGTACGAGGCGCCCCTCGGCATCACCCTGCGGCAGCTGCTCGACATGAGCGGCGGGATGCGGCCGGGCCACCGGCTGAAGTTCTGGACGCCGGGCGGCTCCTCGACGCCGATGTTCACCGACGAGCACCTCGACGTCCCGCTCGACTACGAGGGGGTCGGCGCCGCGGGCTCCATGCTCGGCACCAAGGCGCTGCAGTGCTTCGACGAGACCACCTGCGTGGTCCGCGCCGTCACCCGCTGGACCGAGTTCTACGCCCACGAGTCCTGCGGCAAGTGCACCCCGTGCCGCGAGGGCACGTACTGGCTCGTCCAGCTGTTGCGCGACATCGAGGCCGGCAAGGGACAGATGTCCGACCTCGACAAGCTGAACGACATCGCCGACAACATCAACGGCAAGTCCTTCTGCGCCCTCGGCGACGGCGCCGCCTCGCCGATCTTCTCCTCGCTGAAGTACTTCCGCGAGGAGTACGAGCAGCACATCACGGGCCGTGGCTGCCCCTTCGACCCGGCCGCGTCGACGGCCTGGGCCGACCGTACGGAGGTGCACGCATGA
- a CDS encoding NADH-quinone oxidoreductase subunit G: MTVTTNAPSGGGEAAVPPEDLVTLTIDGAEISVPKGTLVIRAAEQLGIEIPRFCDHPLLAPAGACRQCIVEVEGQRKPMASCTITCTDGMVVKTQLSSPVAEKAQKGVMELLLINHPLDCPVCDKGGECPLQNQAMSHGNAESRFEGKKRTYEKPVAISTQVLLDRERCVLCARCTRFSNQIAGDPMIELVERGALQQVGTGEGDPFESYFSGNTIQICPVGALTSAAYRFRSRPFDLISSPSVCEHCSGGCATRTDHRRGKVMRRLAADDPEVNEEWICDKGRFAFRYAQQRDRLGTPLVRNAEGDLEPASWPDALQIAAQGLLASRGRTGVLTGGRLTVEDAYAYSKFARVALATNDIDFRARVHSPEEADFLAAHVAGRGRDLDGGGVTYTSLEKAPAVLLVGFESEEEAPGVFLRLRKAWRGHGQRTFALATHATRGLTKAGGTLLPAAPGTETEWLDALASGVGLEGDGAAAAEALRAEGAVVVVGERLAAVRGGLTAAVRFATATGARLVWIPRRAGERGAIEAGALPSLLPGGRPATDPRAREEVAALWGVAELPHRYGRDTAQIVEAAARGELQALLVAGVEVTDLPDPARARAALAEAGFVVSLELRPGEVTELADVVLPVAAVAEKAGTFLNWEGRVRLFEAALKPDQMTRRLPPTDARVLQMLADAMDVHLGLPDLRTVRSEIDRLGVWDGPRAADPVETAGALPRPAAGEAVLAGHRLLLDLGVLQQGDEALAGTRHAAHARLSAATAAEVGVKDGDTLAVTGTAGTLELPLSVTEMPDRVVWLPLNSTDGGVASGTGALPGSLVRIGPATLAGEAPQEVEA; the protein is encoded by the coding sequence ATGACTGTGACCACCAACGCTCCCTCCGGCGGGGGAGAGGCGGCGGTCCCGCCCGAGGACCTCGTCACGCTGACCATCGACGGCGCCGAGATCAGCGTGCCCAAGGGCACCCTGGTCATCCGGGCCGCCGAGCAGCTCGGCATCGAGATCCCCCGGTTCTGCGACCACCCGCTGCTCGCGCCGGCCGGCGCCTGCCGCCAGTGCATCGTGGAGGTCGAGGGCCAGCGCAAGCCCATGGCGTCCTGCACCATCACCTGCACCGACGGGATGGTGGTGAAGACGCAGCTCTCCTCCCCGGTCGCGGAGAAGGCCCAGAAGGGTGTGATGGAGCTGCTGCTCATCAACCACCCGCTGGACTGCCCGGTCTGCGACAAGGGCGGTGAGTGCCCGCTGCAGAACCAGGCGATGTCGCACGGCAACGCCGAGTCCCGGTTCGAGGGCAAGAAGCGCACCTACGAGAAGCCCGTCGCGATCTCCACGCAGGTGCTGCTGGACCGCGAGCGGTGCGTGCTGTGCGCCCGCTGCACCCGGTTCTCCAACCAGATCGCCGGCGACCCGATGATCGAGCTGGTCGAGCGGGGCGCGCTGCAGCAGGTCGGCACCGGCGAGGGCGACCCCTTCGAGTCGTACTTCTCCGGCAACACCATCCAGATCTGCCCGGTCGGCGCGCTCACCTCGGCCGCCTACCGGTTCCGCTCCCGCCCGTTCGACCTGATCTCCTCGCCGTCGGTGTGCGAGCACTGCTCGGGCGGCTGTGCCACCCGCACCGACCACCGGCGCGGCAAGGTCATGCGGCGGCTCGCCGCCGACGACCCCGAGGTCAACGAGGAGTGGATCTGCGACAAGGGCCGCTTCGCGTTCCGGTACGCCCAGCAGCGGGACCGTCTCGGCACCCCGCTGGTGCGCAACGCGGAGGGTGACCTGGAGCCGGCGTCCTGGCCGGACGCGCTGCAGATCGCGGCGCAGGGCCTGCTGGCCTCCCGGGGCCGCACGGGCGTGCTGACCGGCGGCCGGCTGACCGTCGAGGACGCCTACGCCTACAGCAAGTTCGCCCGGGTCGCGCTCGCCACCAACGACATCGACTTCCGGGCGCGCGTGCACAGCCCCGAGGAGGCCGACTTCCTCGCCGCGCACGTCGCGGGACGGGGCCGCGACCTGGACGGCGGCGGTGTCACCTACACCTCCCTGGAGAAGGCCCCGGCCGTACTGCTGGTCGGGTTCGAGTCCGAGGAGGAGGCACCGGGCGTCTTCCTGCGGCTGCGCAAGGCCTGGCGCGGACACGGGCAGCGCACCTTCGCCCTGGCCACGCACGCCACGCGCGGTCTGACCAAGGCCGGCGGCACGCTGCTGCCGGCGGCCCCCGGCACCGAGACCGAGTGGCTGGACGCGCTGGCGAGCGGCGTCGGCCTGGAGGGCGACGGGGCCGCGGCCGCCGAGGCGCTGCGCGCCGAGGGCGCGGTCGTCGTCGTCGGCGAGCGGCTGGCCGCCGTACGCGGCGGGCTCACCGCGGCCGTGCGGTTCGCCACCGCGACCGGCGCCCGCCTGGTGTGGATCCCGCGCCGGGCCGGGGAGCGGGGCGCGATCGAGGCGGGCGCGCTGCCGTCGCTGCTGCCGGGCGGGCGCCCGGCGACCGACCCGCGTGCGCGGGAGGAGGTGGCGGCCCTCTGGGGCGTCGCCGAACTGCCGCACCGCTACGGCCGGGACACCGCCCAGATCGTCGAGGCGGCCGCCCGCGGTGAGCTGCAGGCGCTGCTGGTGGCGGGCGTGGAGGTCACCGACCTGCCCGACCCGGCCCGCGCGCGTGCCGCGCTCGCCGAGGCCGGGTTCGTGGTCTCCCTGGAGCTGCGGCCCGGTGAGGTCACCGAACTCGCCGACGTGGTCCTGCCGGTCGCCGCCGTCGCCGAGAAGGCCGGCACCTTCCTCAACTGGGAGGGCAGGGTGCGGCTGTTCGAGGCGGCACTCAAGCCGGACCAGATGACCCGGCGGCTCCCGCCCACCGACGCGCGCGTGCTGCAGATGCTCGCCGACGCCATGGACGTCCACCTGGGCCTGCCGGACCTGCGCACGGTCCGCTCGGAGATCGACCGGCTCGGCGTGTGGGACGGCCCGCGCGCCGCCGACCCGGTGGAGACCGCGGGCGCCCTGCCCCGGCCGGCCGCCGGCGAGGCGGTGCTCGCCGGTCACCGGCTCCTGCTCGACCTGGGCGTGCTCCAGCAGGGCGACGAGGCGCTGGCCGGCACCCGGCACGCCGCCCACGCCCGGCTGTCGGCCGCCACGGCCGCCGAGGTCGGCGTCAAGGACGGCGACACGCTCGCGGTGACCGGCACCGCCGGGACCCTCGAACTGCCCCTGTCCGTCACCGAGATGCCCGACCGGGTGGTCTGGCTTCCGCTCAACTCCACGGACGGCGGGGTCGCTTCCGGCACCGGGGCACTTCCCGGCTCCCTCGTCCGCATCGGCCCGGCGACCCTCGCCGGTGAGGCTCCCCAGGAGGTGGAGGCATGA
- the nuoH gene encoding NADH-quinone oxidoreductase subunit NuoH, whose protein sequence is MSPYLAAEDLSMFGRDPWWLILVKAVFCFAFLMVTVLLSIVMERKVVAWMQLRVGPNRHGPWGMLQSLADGVKLMLKEDVIVKRADKAIYVLAPIVAAIPAFMAFAVIPFGPAGNEISIFGQRTTMQLTDLPIAALYILAVASVGIYGIVLAGWSSGSTYPLLGGLRSCAQMISYEIAMGAAFASVFLYSGSMSTSTIVEAQADRWYVLLLPVSFLIYIVTMVGETNRAPFDMPESEGDLVGGFNTEYSSIKFAMFMLAEYINMVTVSAVAVTLFLGGWRAPWPVSTFWEGANHGWWPMLWFTGKLLTLLFGFVWLRGTLPRVRYDQLMKLGWKVLIPVSLVWLMAVATVRALRNENYDFADIALYIAGGVLVLLLLSFVADMFRGRGQDTGEPVDQPPFDPMAGGFPVPPLPGQELPPVPRRRPRRERELVVSGGPDTHSDESQGGSTDGKEASDG, encoded by the coding sequence ATGAGCCCGTACCTCGCCGCTGAAGACCTCTCGATGTTCGGCCGCGATCCCTGGTGGCTGATCCTCGTCAAGGCGGTGTTCTGCTTCGCCTTCCTGATGGTGACCGTGCTGCTCTCCATCGTCATGGAGCGCAAGGTCGTCGCCTGGATGCAGCTGCGCGTCGGCCCCAACCGGCACGGCCCCTGGGGCATGCTCCAGTCGCTCGCCGACGGCGTGAAGCTGATGCTGAAGGAAGACGTCATCGTCAAGCGCGCGGACAAGGCGATCTACGTCCTCGCACCGATCGTCGCCGCGATCCCGGCCTTCATGGCGTTCGCGGTGATCCCCTTCGGCCCGGCCGGCAACGAGATCTCGATCTTCGGCCAGCGCACCACGATGCAGCTCACCGACCTGCCGATCGCGGCGCTCTACATCCTCGCGGTCGCCTCGGTCGGCATCTACGGCATCGTCCTGGCGGGCTGGAGCTCCGGCTCCACCTACCCGCTCCTCGGCGGCCTGCGCTCCTGCGCGCAGATGATCTCCTACGAGATCGCCATGGGCGCCGCGTTCGCCTCCGTCTTCCTCTACTCGGGGTCGATGTCGACGTCGACGATCGTCGAGGCGCAGGCCGACCGCTGGTACGTGCTGCTGCTGCCGGTGTCGTTCCTGATCTACATCGTGACGATGGTCGGTGAGACCAACCGCGCCCCGTTCGACATGCCGGAGTCCGAGGGCGACCTGGTCGGCGGTTTCAACACCGAGTACTCGTCGATCAAGTTCGCGATGTTCATGCTCGCCGAGTACATCAACATGGTGACCGTCTCGGCGGTCGCGGTGACCCTCTTCCTGGGCGGCTGGCGGGCTCCCTGGCCGGTCAGCACCTTCTGGGAGGGCGCCAACCACGGGTGGTGGCCCATGCTCTGGTTCACCGGCAAGCTGCTGACCCTGCTGTTCGGCTTCGTCTGGCTGCGCGGCACGCTCCCGCGCGTCCGCTACGACCAGCTGATGAAGCTCGGCTGGAAGGTCCTCATCCCGGTCTCCCTGGTGTGGCTGATGGCGGTCGCCACCGTGCGGGCGCTGCGCAACGAGAACTACGACTTCGCCGACATCGCGCTCTACATCGCCGGCGGCGTCCTCGTCCTGCTGCTGCTCTCCTTCGTCGCGGACATGTTCCGCGGCCGGGGCCAGGACACCGGGGAGCCCGTCGACCAGCCTCCCTTCGACCCGATGGCGGGCGGGTTCCCCGTGCCGCCGCTGCCCGGGCAGGAGCTGCCGCCGGTGCCGCGACGCCGTCCGCGCCGGGAGCGGGAGCTCGTTGTCAGTGGCGGACCCGATACTCACAGTGACGAATCCCAGGGCGGATCGACGGATGGAAAGGAGGCGTCCGATGGCTGA
- the nuoI gene encoding NADH-quinone oxidoreductase subunit NuoI — protein sequence MAEEPKDTKPGFLNPVAGFGVTFKAMFKKRLTEQYPEQQKTTAPRFHGRHQLNRHPDGLEKCVGCELCAWACPADAIYVEGADNTEEERYSPGERYGRVYQINYARCILCGLCIEACPTRALTMTNEFELADSSRANLIYTKEQLLAGLEEGMVDSPHAMYPGTDEQDYYRGLVTEAAPGTERQVAHSKGEVVQEADSTFGPEEPASEKVIGR from the coding sequence ATGGCTGAGGAACCGAAGGACACCAAGCCCGGTTTCCTGAACCCGGTGGCCGGCTTCGGCGTGACCTTCAAGGCCATGTTCAAGAAGCGGCTCACCGAGCAGTACCCGGAGCAGCAGAAGACCACCGCTCCGCGCTTCCACGGACGGCACCAGCTCAACCGCCATCCGGACGGCCTGGAGAAGTGCGTCGGCTGCGAGCTGTGCGCCTGGGCCTGTCCCGCCGACGCGATCTACGTGGAGGGCGCGGACAACACCGAGGAGGAGCGCTACTCGCCGGGTGAGCGGTACGGCCGCGTCTACCAGATCAACTACGCCCGCTGCATCCTGTGCGGGCTGTGCATCGAGGCGTGCCCCACGCGCGCGCTGACGATGACCAACGAGTTCGAGCTGGCCGACTCCAGCCGCGCCAACCTCATCTACACCAAGGAGCAGCTGCTAGCGGGCCTGGAGGAGGGCATGGTCGACTCCCCGCACGCCATGTACCCGGGCACCGACGAACAGGACTACTACCGGGGCCTGGTGACCGAGGCCGCCCCCGGTACGGAGCGTCAGGTCGCCCACTCCAAGGGCGAGGTGGTGCAGGAGGCCGACTCGACCTTCGGTCCCGAGGAGCCCGCGTCGGAGAAGGTGATCGGGCGATGA
- a CDS encoding NADH-quinone oxidoreductase subunit J, with translation MTGQLAAYSTSTGEAFQFWVLGTVAVIGALCTVFMRRAVHSALCLAGTMIILAVFYLANGAYFLGVVQIVVYTGAIMMLFLFVVMLVGVTAADSLKETIKGQRWLALLCGLGFGVLLVGGIGNASLNEFNGIGEANAGGNVQGLASLLFTKYVFAFEITGALLITAAVGAMVLTHRERTERARTQREMAEQRVREGTYLPPLPAPGVYARHNAVDIAGLLPDGTPSDLTVSKTLRDRGQVRDVSQEAINDLRAMEQRAEERLERRAIDPPNFKRAEEASK, from the coding sequence ATGACCGGCCAGCTCGCCGCCTACTCCACCTCCACCGGAGAGGCCTTCCAGTTCTGGGTGCTCGGCACCGTCGCCGTGATCGGCGCCCTGTGCACCGTCTTCATGCGGCGGGCCGTGCACAGCGCGCTCTGCCTGGCCGGCACCATGATCATCCTGGCCGTGTTCTACCTGGCCAACGGCGCCTACTTCCTGGGCGTCGTGCAGATCGTCGTCTACACCGGCGCGATCATGATGCTGTTCCTGTTCGTGGTGATGCTGGTCGGCGTCACGGCGGCGGACTCCCTGAAGGAGACCATCAAGGGCCAGCGCTGGCTGGCCCTGCTGTGCGGCCTCGGCTTCGGCGTCCTGCTGGTGGGCGGCATCGGCAACGCCTCGCTGAACGAGTTCAACGGCATCGGCGAGGCGAACGCCGGCGGGAACGTACAGGGCCTGGCCTCCCTGCTGTTCACCAAGTACGTGTTCGCCTTCGAGATCACCGGCGCCCTGCTCATCACGGCCGCCGTCGGCGCCATGGTGCTCACCCACCGGGAGCGCACCGAACGGGCCAGGACCCAGCGGGAGATGGCCGAGCAGCGCGTCCGCGAGGGCACGTACCTGCCGCCGCTGCCCGCGCCCGGCGTCTACGCCCGGCACAACGCGGTGGACATCGCGGGCCTGCTGCCCGACGGCACCCCCTCGGACCTCACCGTCAGCAAGACGCTGCGGGACCGCGGCCAGGTCCGTGACGTGTCGCAGGAGGCGATCAACGACCTGCGGGCGATGGAGCAGCGCGCGGAGGAGCGCCTGGAGCGCCGGGCGATCGATCCGCCGAACTTCAAGCGGGCCGAGGAGGCGTCGAAGTGA
- the nuoK gene encoding NADH-quinone oxidoreductase subunit NuoK produces the protein MNPVNYLYLAALLFTIGATGVLIRRNAIVVFMCVELMLNACNLAFVAFSRMHGNLDGQIIAFFTMVVAAAEVVVGLAIIVSLFRSRHSASVDDASLMKL, from the coding sequence GTGAATCCCGTCAACTATTTGTATCTGGCGGCGCTGCTGTTCACCATCGGCGCCACCGGTGTGCTGATCCGGCGCAACGCGATCGTGGTGTTCATGTGCGTCGAGCTGATGCTCAACGCCTGCAACCTCGCGTTCGTCGCCTTCTCCCGCATGCACGGCAACCTCGACGGCCAGATCATCGCGTTCTTCACGATGGTCGTCGCCGCCGCGGAGGTCGTGGTGGGGCTGGCGATCATCGTGTCCCTGTTCCGTTCCCGCCACTCGGCCTCGGTCGACGACGCCAGCCTGATGAAGCTGTGA